In one Thiohalorhabdus denitrificans genomic region, the following are encoded:
- the nuoM gene encoding NADH-quinone oxidoreductase subunit M has product MMLALLIGLPLLGGLLTWWLEGADRAVRWVALGTLALTLVLLAVLWGGQSTAFPPTGAWLAELDRAWIPRFGIRFHLGLDGLSLVLIALTLVLGLVGVVASWTEIRERVGFFHFHLLWTVAGVVGVFLALDLFLFFFLWEVMLVPMYFVIALWGHEDRGPAAVKFFIFTQGSGLLLLLGILALVFLHHDATGTWTFDYLALRDTTLDPGIAFWAMLGLFLAFAVKLPVVPVHTWLPDAHTQAPTAGSVLLAGILLKTGAYGLLRFAIPLFPEASLAFAPVALGLGVASILYGAVQAFAQDDVKRLVAYSSISHMGFVLVGLYAWNTWALQGVVMQMVAHGLSTGALFLVAGLLQERLHTRSMERMGGLWGSVPRLSAFTLLFVVASLGLPGLANFVGELLVLLGAFGAYPVFTVLAALGLVGSLLYTLILVQKALHGPPGPLRPGADLTVRETCTLAVLAAGLVWLGLAPQPVFDLAGPALASLQQGTGTGATLNLGAAP; this is encoded by the coding sequence CTGATGCTGGCCCTCCTGATTGGCCTTCCCCTGCTCGGCGGCCTGCTGACCTGGTGGCTGGAAGGCGCGGATCGGGCCGTGCGCTGGGTGGCCCTGGGCACCCTGGCCCTCACCCTGGTGCTGCTGGCGGTACTCTGGGGGGGACAATCCACCGCCTTCCCGCCCACCGGGGCCTGGCTGGCGGAGCTGGACCGGGCCTGGATCCCGCGCTTCGGCATCCGCTTCCACCTGGGGCTGGACGGCCTGAGCCTGGTGCTCATCGCCCTGACCCTGGTGCTCGGTCTGGTAGGAGTGGTGGCCTCCTGGACGGAGATCCGCGAGCGGGTAGGCTTTTTCCACTTCCACCTGCTGTGGACGGTGGCCGGGGTGGTGGGGGTCTTCCTGGCCCTGGACCTGTTCCTGTTCTTCTTCCTCTGGGAGGTGATGCTGGTCCCCATGTACTTCGTGATCGCCCTGTGGGGCCACGAGGACCGGGGCCCCGCCGCGGTGAAGTTCTTCATCTTTACCCAGGGCAGCGGCCTGCTTCTGCTGCTGGGCATCCTGGCGCTGGTCTTCCTCCACCACGATGCCACCGGCACCTGGACCTTCGACTACTTGGCCCTGCGCGACACGACCCTGGATCCGGGCATCGCCTTCTGGGCCATGCTGGGCCTGTTCCTCGCCTTCGCCGTGAAGCTGCCCGTGGTGCCCGTGCACACCTGGCTGCCCGACGCCCACACCCAGGCCCCCACCGCCGGCAGCGTGCTACTGGCGGGCATCCTGCTGAAGACCGGTGCCTACGGCCTGCTGCGCTTCGCCATCCCGCTGTTCCCGGAGGCCTCCCTGGCCTTCGCCCCGGTGGCGCTCGGCCTGGGGGTGGCGAGCATCCTCTACGGCGCGGTGCAGGCCTTCGCCCAGGACGACGTCAAGCGCCTGGTGGCCTACTCCAGCATCAGCCACATGGGCTTCGTGCTGGTGGGGCTGTACGCCTGGAACACCTGGGCGTTGCAGGGGGTGGTCATGCAGATGGTGGCGCACGGGCTGAGCACCGGGGCTCTGTTCCTGGTGGCCGGGCTCCTGCAGGAGCGGCTGCACACCCGCAGCATGGAGCGCATGGGCGGCCTCTGGGGCTCCGTGCCCCGGCTGTCCGCCTTCACCCTGCTGTTCGTGGTGGCCTCTCTGGGCCTGCCCGGGCTGGCCAATTTCGTCGGCGAGCTCCTGGTGCTGCTGGGCGCCTTCGGCGCCTATCCCGTCTTCACCGTGCTGGCCGCCCTGGGCCTGGTGGGCTCCCTGCTCTACACCCTGATCCTGGTGCAGAAGGCGCTCCACGGCCCGCCCGGCCCGCTGCGGCCCGGCGCCGACCTAACCGTCCGCGAGACCTGCACCCTGGCGGTCCTGGCGGCGGGGCTGGTGTGGCTGGGCCTGGCCCCGCAGCCGGTCTTCGACCTCGCCGGACCGGCCCTGGCCTCCTTGCAGCAGGGGACCGGCACGGGGGCCACCCTGAACCTGGGGGCGGCGCCGTGA
- the tadA gene encoding tRNA adenosine(34) deaminase TadA, whose protein sequence is MTVPTDDAGWMARSLEEARAAGAQGEVPVGAVVVRDGELLAAAGNAPVGSRDPTGHAETRALRAAGAATDNYRLPGATLYVTLEPCLMCVGALVHARVARVVFGAFDPKSGAAGSVVDGFALPGLNHRPEVSGGVLEEECGGLLRDFFRARREGS, encoded by the coding sequence GTGACCGTACCGACCGACGATGCGGGGTGGATGGCGCGGTCCCTGGAGGAGGCGCGCGCCGCCGGGGCGCAGGGCGAGGTGCCGGTGGGGGCGGTGGTGGTCCGCGACGGGGAGCTTCTGGCGGCCGCCGGCAACGCCCCGGTGGGCAGCCGGGACCCCACCGGCCACGCCGAGACCCGCGCCCTTCGTGCGGCGGGAGCGGCGACGGATAACTACCGCCTGCCCGGCGCCACCCTCTACGTGACCCTGGAGCCGTGCCTGATGTGCGTGGGCGCCCTGGTCCACGCCCGTGTGGCGCGGGTGGTGTTCGGCGCCTTCGATCCCAAGAGCGGGGCCGCCGGAAGCGTGGTGGACGGCTTCGCGCTGCCGGGGCTAAACCACCGTCCGGAGGTATCCGGCGGCGTGCTGGAGGAGGAGTGCGGCGGACTGCTACGGGATTTCTTCCGGGCGCGGCGGGAAGGCTCCTAG
- a CDS encoding NADH-quinone oxidoreductase subunit N has protein sequence MSGTDLLLLLPWLVLAGGCLMAMVLAAFARSHALAAWSALGTLLLALAVLPLAAMPEPGAVTPLLRVDGFALFFTGLILAAALVTGILAYLDLRDRPQPPEELYLLLLLSTLGGTALTASTHFASFFLALELLSVPLFALIAYPTGQPRAIEAAFKYLVLSGASSAVLLFGMALLYADTGALGFASLAILAREAEEYGLYWGAGAALVVAGVAFKLSLVPFHLWTPDVYQGAPAPVAGFVATVSKGAVFAVLLRYGVATGVFQAQGPWMAAALLAIVSMLAGNLLALLQDNVRRLLAYSSIAHLGYLLVALLAGTHLGVEATAYYLAAYFVTMLGAFGAVGAAGVGGRALETFDDFRGLFRHRPGLALAFTLMLLSLAGIPLTMGFIGKFYLFVAGVGAALWSLLAALVVGSAIGLFYYLRLVRVLFLEPAEAARPVSAGSRAGGMVVAVLAVLLVLLGVYPSPLIALIGDTAAG, from the coding sequence GTGAGCGGTACGGACCTGCTGTTGCTGCTGCCCTGGCTGGTGCTGGCCGGAGGCTGCCTGATGGCGATGGTGCTCGCCGCTTTCGCCCGCAGCCACGCCCTGGCCGCCTGGTCCGCGTTGGGGACCCTGCTCCTCGCCCTGGCGGTGCTGCCCCTGGCGGCCATGCCGGAACCGGGCGCGGTCACCCCCCTCCTGCGGGTGGACGGCTTCGCCCTGTTCTTCACCGGGCTGATCCTGGCCGCGGCCCTGGTTACCGGGATCCTGGCCTACCTGGACCTGCGCGACCGCCCCCAGCCCCCCGAGGAGCTTTACCTGCTCCTGCTCCTGAGCACCCTGGGCGGAACCGCCCTCACCGCCAGCACCCACTTCGCCAGCTTCTTCCTGGCCCTGGAGCTGCTGTCGGTGCCCCTGTTCGCCTTGATCGCCTACCCCACGGGGCAGCCCCGGGCCATCGAGGCCGCCTTCAAGTACCTGGTGCTGTCGGGCGCCTCCTCGGCGGTGCTGCTGTTCGGCATGGCCCTGCTGTATGCCGACACCGGGGCGCTGGGCTTCGCCAGCCTGGCCATCCTCGCCCGGGAGGCGGAGGAGTACGGCCTCTACTGGGGGGCGGGCGCCGCGCTGGTGGTCGCCGGTGTGGCCTTCAAGCTGTCCCTGGTGCCCTTCCACCTGTGGACCCCGGACGTCTACCAGGGGGCGCCGGCCCCGGTGGCGGGCTTCGTGGCCACCGTCTCCAAGGGGGCGGTGTTCGCCGTGCTGCTGCGCTACGGGGTGGCCACCGGGGTCTTCCAGGCGCAGGGGCCCTGGATGGCAGCGGCCCTGCTGGCCATCGTCTCCATGCTGGCCGGCAACCTGCTGGCCCTGCTCCAGGACAACGTGCGCCGCCTGCTGGCCTATTCCTCCATCGCCCACCTCGGCTACCTGCTGGTGGCCCTGCTGGCGGGTACCCACCTGGGCGTGGAGGCCACCGCCTACTACCTGGCCGCCTACTTCGTCACCATGCTCGGGGCCTTCGGCGCCGTGGGCGCGGCGGGCGTGGGAGGGCGGGCATTGGAGACCTTCGACGACTTCCGCGGCCTGTTCCGGCATCGACCCGGCCTGGCCCTTGCCTTCACCCTCATGCTGCTCTCCCTGGCCGGGATCCCGCTGACCATGGGCTTCATCGGCAAATTCTACCTGTTCGTTGCCGGGGTGGGCGCCGCGCTGTGGAGCCTGCTCGCCGCCCTGGTGGTGGGCAGCGCCATCGGGCTGTTCTACTACCTGCGGCTGGTACGGGTGCTGTTCCTGGAGCCCGCGGAGGCGGCCCGCCCCGTGTCCGCGGGAAGCCGGGCGGGTGGGATGGTGGTCGCAGTGCTGGCGGTTCTGCTCGTACTCCTGGGCGTCTACCCGTCCCCCCTGATCGCCCTTATCGGGGACACCGCCGCCGGATGA
- the trxC gene encoding thioredoxin TrxC, with the protein MADSLHIPCPQCGAVNRIPADRLGQGPVCGRCKAALVPDKPVEVTDATFHQQVERCDLPVVADFWAGWCQPCQTMAPVVDAAARNLRPDVRVVKVDTERSQQTAARFGIRSIPTIILFRGGKEVDRVSGAMQANQFEPWIRERVA; encoded by the coding sequence ATGGCCGATTCCCTGCACATCCCCTGCCCGCAATGCGGCGCCGTGAACCGGATACCCGCCGACCGCCTGGGTCAGGGCCCGGTGTGCGGCCGCTGCAAGGCCGCCCTGGTTCCCGACAAACCGGTGGAGGTGACCGACGCCACCTTCCACCAGCAGGTGGAGCGCTGCGATCTGCCGGTGGTGGCGGACTTCTGGGCCGGCTGGTGCCAGCCCTGCCAGACCATGGCCCCGGTGGTGGACGCGGCGGCGCGCAACCTGCGCCCCGACGTGCGGGTGGTCAAGGTGGACACGGAGCGGAGCCAGCAGACCGCCGCACGCTTCGGCATCCGCAGCATCCCCACCATCATCCTGTTCCGCGGCGGCAAGGAGGTGGACCGGGTGTCGGGGGCCATGCAGGCCAACCAGTTCGAGCCCTGGATCCGGGAGCGGGTGGCCTAG
- the nuoJ gene encoding NADH-quinone oxidoreductase subunit J, giving the protein MEATFYLSALIALAATLRVVTAANAVHALLYLVVSLLAVALVFFVLGAPFAAALEVIIYAGAIVVLFVFVVMMLNLGEEAEQQERSWLRPGIWWGPGLLAALLFIELVLLLTGAVHSTGGAMVAPKAVGIALYGPYLLAVELGAFLLLGGLVGAYHLGRQEALEGDEDG; this is encoded by the coding sequence ATGGAGGCCACCTTCTACCTCTCCGCCCTGATCGCCCTGGCCGCCACCCTGCGGGTGGTGACGGCGGCCAATGCGGTGCACGCCCTGCTCTACCTGGTGGTCTCCCTGCTGGCCGTGGCCCTGGTGTTCTTCGTGCTGGGCGCGCCCTTCGCCGCCGCCCTGGAGGTGATCATCTACGCCGGGGCCATCGTGGTGCTGTTCGTGTTCGTGGTGATGATGCTGAACCTGGGCGAGGAGGCGGAGCAGCAGGAGCGCAGCTGGCTCCGGCCCGGCATCTGGTGGGGGCCGGGGCTCCTGGCGGCCCTGCTGTTCATCGAGCTGGTCCTGCTCCTCACCGGCGCGGTGCACAGCACCGGCGGCGCCATGGTGGCCCCCAAGGCGGTGGGCATCGCCCTGTACGGGCCCTACCTGCTCGCGGTGGAGCTGGGGGCGTTCCTGTTACTGGGCGGTCTGGTGGGCGCCTACCACCTGGGCCGCCAGGAGGCCCTGGAGGGGGACGAGGATGGCTGA
- a CDS encoding aconitate hydratase translates to MGSNLARKLIADHLVDGTMNPGEEIGLAVDQTLTQDATGTLVMLELEAMELDRARTELSAQYVDHNLLQTDYRNPDDHRFLRSACNRFGAWFSPPGNGVSHPVHMERFGAPGKSLLGSDSHTPAAGSMGMLAMGAGGLEVALAMAGRPYYTRMPKVVGVRLEGVLPDWVSAKDVVLEMLRRWGVRGGRGRIFEYHGPGLAGLSAMDRHVIANMGTELGATTTVFPADEAVRAFLHSQGRSADFRELQPDPDCTYDEEEVIDLGGLEPLIAYPSSPGNVVRVAEVAGAPIYQAMIGSSANPGLRDFAVPALMVDGRHVDPGVSFDINPTSRQITENLMAMGLLGKLLHAGGRIHQPGCNGCIGMGQAPSTRGISLRTVPRNFPGRSGTADDRVYLCSPETATASALTGRITDPRELNATYPPFREPEGLILNTSMLEAPPEQTAPFPLVKGPNIASLPELEPLPDPLEGPVLLKVGDNISTDEILPAGTEVLPYRSNIPAISSFVFRYTDPGYPDRAFGFRQEGHPHFLVAGENYGQGSSREHAALAPRYLGLRAVVAKSFARIHEENLANFGILPLVFTDPANYDRIRQGDLLRLQEAPEALGGGEAVGLVNRTRDESYRLRHDLSPRQADMIQQGSLINLVREGEPGRG, encoded by the coding sequence ATGGGAAGCAACCTCGCCCGGAAGCTGATCGCCGACCACCTGGTGGACGGCACCATGAACCCCGGCGAGGAGATCGGCCTCGCCGTCGACCAGACCCTCACGCAGGACGCCACCGGGACCCTGGTCATGCTGGAGCTGGAGGCCATGGAGCTCGACCGGGCTCGCACGGAGCTGTCGGCCCAGTACGTGGACCACAACCTCCTGCAGACCGACTACCGGAATCCCGACGATCATCGCTTCCTGCGCAGCGCCTGCAACCGTTTCGGCGCTTGGTTCAGCCCGCCCGGAAACGGCGTCAGCCACCCAGTGCACATGGAGCGCTTCGGCGCGCCGGGCAAGAGCCTGCTGGGCTCCGACAGCCACACGCCCGCCGCCGGCTCCATGGGCATGCTGGCCATGGGCGCCGGCGGCCTGGAGGTTGCCCTGGCCATGGCCGGGCGTCCCTACTACACCCGCATGCCCAAGGTGGTGGGCGTGCGCCTAGAGGGGGTGCTGCCCGATTGGGTGAGCGCCAAGGACGTGGTCTTGGAGATGCTGCGCCGGTGGGGGGTGCGGGGTGGCCGGGGCCGGATCTTCGAGTACCACGGGCCCGGTCTGGCCGGCCTTTCCGCCATGGACCGCCACGTCATCGCCAACATGGGCACCGAGCTCGGCGCCACCACCACCGTCTTCCCCGCCGACGAGGCCGTGCGCGCCTTCCTGCACAGCCAGGGCCGCTCGGCGGACTTCCGGGAACTGCAGCCGGATCCGGACTGCACCTACGACGAGGAGGAGGTGATCGACCTCGGCGGGCTCGAGCCCCTGATCGCCTATCCGAGCAGTCCCGGCAACGTGGTGCGGGTGGCGGAAGTGGCCGGGGCGCCCATCTACCAGGCCATGATCGGCTCCTCCGCCAACCCTGGCCTGCGCGATTTCGCCGTGCCGGCCCTGATGGTGGACGGCCGGCACGTGGATCCGGGGGTGTCCTTCGACATCAACCCCACCTCCCGACAGATCACCGAGAACCTCATGGCCATGGGCCTGCTTGGCAAGCTCTTGCACGCCGGCGGGCGCATCCATCAGCCGGGCTGCAACGGCTGCATCGGCATGGGTCAGGCGCCCTCCACCCGGGGCATCAGCCTGCGCACGGTGCCGCGCAACTTCCCCGGCCGCTCCGGAACCGCCGACGACCGCGTCTACCTGTGCAGCCCGGAGACCGCCACGGCCTCGGCGCTCACCGGGCGCATCACCGACCCCCGGGAGCTGAACGCCACCTATCCGCCTTTCCGGGAGCCGGAGGGCCTCATCCTAAACACCTCCATGCTGGAGGCCCCGCCCGAGCAGACGGCGCCCTTTCCGCTGGTAAAGGGCCCCAACATCGCCTCTCTGCCGGAGCTGGAGCCGCTCCCGGATCCCCTGGAGGGACCGGTGCTGCTCAAGGTGGGGGATAACATCTCCACCGACGAGATCCTGCCCGCCGGCACCGAGGTGCTGCCGTACCGGAGCAACATCCCCGCCATCAGCAGCTTCGTCTTCCGGTACACGGATCCGGGGTACCCGGACCGGGCCTTTGGCTTCCGCCAGGAAGGGCATCCCCACTTCCTGGTGGCCGGGGAGAACTACGGCCAGGGCTCCAGCCGCGAGCACGCCGCCCTGGCCCCGCGCTACCTCGGTCTGCGGGCGGTGGTGGCCAAGAGCTTCGCCCGCATCCACGAGGAGAACCTGGCCAATTTCGGCATCCTCCCGCTGGTCTTCACCGACCCCGCGAACTACGACCGGATCCGGCAGGGGGACCTCCTGCGCCTGCAGGAGGCCCCCGAGGCCCTGGGGGGCGGTGAGGCGGTGGGTCTGGTGAACCGCACCCGGGACGAGTCCTACCGCCTACGCCACGACCTCAGCCCGCGCCAGGCGGACATGATCCAGCAGGGCAGCCTGATCAACCTGGTGCGGGAGGGAGAGCCGGGGCGGGGATGA
- the nuoK gene encoding NADH-quinone oxidoreductase subunit NuoK codes for MAEIPMHHGLILAGALFALGLLGVLVRRNALFMLISLEVMLNAAGLAFVVAGARWSEPDGQVMFILILALAAAEVAVGLALVLQLFHRLGTLDSDAASRMRG; via the coding sequence ATGGCTGAGATACCCATGCACCACGGCCTGATCCTGGCCGGGGCCCTGTTCGCCCTGGGCCTGCTCGGGGTGCTGGTGCGGCGCAACGCGCTGTTCATGCTCATCAGCCTGGAGGTCATGCTCAACGCAGCGGGCCTGGCCTTCGTGGTGGCGGGGGCGCGCTGGTCGGAGCCGGACGGCCAGGTGATGTTCATCCTCATCCTCGCCCTGGCCGCGGCGGAGGTGGCGGTGGGCCTCGCCCTGGTGCTGCAGCTCTTCCACCGCCTGGGCACCCTGGATTCCGACGCCGCCAGCAGGATGCGGGGATGA
- the nuoI gene encoding NADH-quinone oxidoreductase subunit NuoI, whose product MLTEIRNLWLILLHSFRPRETVQYPEEKPYLPPRTRGRIILSRDPDGGERCVACNLCAVACPVDCIALEKTEDETGRWYPAWFRINFSRCIYCGFCEEACPTYAIQLIPDFEMSEYRRQEMVYEKEDLLIAGPGKYPDYNYYRVAGMSIGGKDKGEAENEEPPADPRDLLP is encoded by the coding sequence ATGCTCACGGAGATCCGCAACCTCTGGTTGATTCTGCTGCATTCCTTCCGGCCGCGGGAGACGGTGCAGTATCCGGAGGAGAAGCCCTATCTGCCGCCGCGTACCCGCGGGCGCATTATTCTGAGCCGCGACCCCGACGGCGGCGAGCGCTGCGTGGCCTGCAACCTGTGCGCGGTGGCCTGCCCGGTGGACTGCATCGCCCTGGAGAAGACCGAGGACGAGACGGGGCGCTGGTACCCGGCCTGGTTCCGCATCAACTTCTCCCGCTGCATCTACTGCGGCTTCTGCGAGGAGGCCTGTCCCACCTACGCCATCCAGCTCATCCCCGACTTCGAGATGAGCGAGTACCGCAGACAGGAGATGGTGTACGAGAAGGAGGACCTGCTGATCGCCGGGCCCGGCAAGTACCCGGACTACAACTACTACCGGGTCGCCGGGATGAGTATCGGCGGCAAGGACAAGGGCGAGGCGGAGAACGAGGAGCCGCCCGCCGATCCGAGGGATTTGTTGCCGTGA
- the nuoL gene encoding NADH-quinone oxidoreductase subunit L produces MIAALLPWIPALPLAGFVVLALLGGQLGRGGIATVGVGSVAASFALALVVGAEFLGAPPPGDAVTATAWLWMAVGDLQPAIAFYLDPLALVMTLVVTGVGMLIHLYSAEYMAEDPGYRRYFAYLNLFVAAMLTLVLADNLLLLYLGWEGVGVCSYLLIGFWYTEPENGRAARKAFVITRVGDVALLVGLLLLLDRLGTLQIQPLLAAAEANWAAGSAVAVAAAALLLGGAVGKSAQLPLQSWLPDAMAGPTPVSALIHAATMVTAGVYLIARTHPLFVLAPPVMEAVAAVGAATLLLAALSALVQRDLKRILAYSTISQIGYMFLALGVGAWSAAIFHFMTHAFFKALLFLTAGAVIAAMHHEHDIFRMGGLWRRMPVTFAGFLAGAAALAAFPAVTAGFFSKDLILAETWAASPALWLAGWLGAWLTAFYIFRAVFVVFFGPERTAPAYRPGLAMAVPVGILAVLSIAGGWMDPAGFLAPTWTSSAPHPGSTTVWILMGLGALASIGGILLAYGAYLRAPELVAPVQRSLTARRLRDLWLAGWGFDGLYGVLFVRPIYALARFNRHDVVDRGVDALVAGSRALHGLLSRTQTGNLRWYAAGIAAGLVVVLAVGGFG; encoded by the coding sequence ATGATCGCCGCGCTGCTGCCCTGGATCCCCGCCCTGCCCCTGGCCGGGTTCGTGGTCCTAGCCCTGCTGGGCGGGCAGTTGGGCCGGGGCGGCATCGCCACCGTGGGGGTGGGCTCGGTGGCCGCCTCCTTCGCCCTGGCGCTGGTGGTGGGCGCCGAGTTCCTCGGCGCGCCGCCGCCGGGGGACGCCGTCACCGCCACCGCCTGGCTGTGGATGGCCGTGGGGGACCTGCAGCCGGCGATCGCCTTCTACCTCGATCCCCTGGCCCTGGTCATGACCCTGGTGGTGACCGGGGTGGGCATGCTCATCCACCTCTACTCCGCCGAGTACATGGCGGAGGATCCCGGCTACCGGCGCTACTTCGCCTACCTGAACCTGTTCGTGGCGGCCATGCTCACCCTGGTCCTGGCCGACAACCTGCTCCTGCTCTACCTGGGCTGGGAGGGAGTGGGGGTGTGCAGCTACCTGCTCATCGGCTTCTGGTACACGGAGCCCGAGAACGGCCGCGCCGCGCGCAAGGCCTTCGTCATCACCCGCGTGGGGGACGTGGCCCTGCTGGTGGGCCTGCTCCTGCTGCTCGACCGGCTCGGCACCCTGCAGATCCAGCCGCTGCTTGCCGCGGCGGAGGCGAACTGGGCAGCCGGCTCCGCAGTGGCGGTGGCGGCCGCCGCGCTGCTGCTGGGCGGGGCGGTGGGCAAATCCGCCCAGCTGCCGCTGCAGAGCTGGCTGCCCGACGCCATGGCCGGCCCCACGCCGGTGAGTGCGCTGATCCACGCCGCCACCATGGTCACCGCCGGGGTCTACCTGATCGCCCGGACCCATCCCCTGTTCGTGCTCGCGCCGCCGGTCATGGAGGCCGTGGCGGCGGTGGGCGCCGCCACCCTGCTGCTCGCCGCCCTGAGCGCACTGGTGCAGCGCGACCTCAAGCGCATCCTCGCCTACTCCACCATCAGCCAGATCGGCTACATGTTCCTGGCCCTGGGGGTGGGGGCCTGGTCGGCGGCCATCTTCCACTTCATGACCCATGCCTTCTTCAAGGCGCTGCTGTTCCTCACCGCCGGCGCCGTCATCGCCGCCATGCACCACGAGCACGACATCTTCCGCATGGGCGGGCTGTGGCGGCGGATGCCGGTCACCTTTGCCGGCTTCCTGGCGGGGGCCGCCGCCCTGGCCGCCTTTCCGGCGGTGACGGCCGGATTCTTCAGCAAGGACCTGATCCTCGCCGAGACCTGGGCGGCGAGCCCCGCCTTGTGGCTGGCGGGGTGGCTCGGCGCCTGGCTCACCGCCTTCTACATCTTCCGAGCGGTGTTCGTGGTCTTCTTCGGGCCCGAGCGCACCGCGCCCGCCTACCGGCCCGGCCTGGCCATGGCCGTGCCGGTGGGGATTCTAGCCGTCCTGTCCATCGCCGGCGGCTGGATGGACCCCGCGGGCTTCCTGGCGCCCACGTGGACCTCCTCGGCTCCCCACCCCGGGTCCACTACCGTGTGGATCCTGATGGGCCTGGGCGCCCTGGCCTCCATCGGCGGCATACTTCTCGCCTATGGGGCCTATCTCCGGGCACCGGAGCTGGTGGCCCCGGTGCAGCGCAGCCTGACGGCCCGGCGCCTGCGCGATCTCTGGCTCGCGGGCTGGGGCTTCGACGGCCTGTACGGCGTCCTGTTCGTCCGACCAATCTACGCCCTGGCCCGGTTCAATCGGCATGACGTGGTGGACCGGGGCGTGGACGCCCTGGTGGCGGGCAGCCGCGCCCTGCACGGACTCCTGAGCCGCACCCAGACCGGCAACCTGCGCTGGTACGCCGCCGGCATCGCCGCGGGCCTGGTGGTGGTGCTGGCGGTAGGCGGGTTCGGCTGA
- the nuoH gene encoding NADH-quinone oxidoreductase subunit NuoH: MIEVLAVAIAVAATAAGLLVVAALLIWVERRLLGLWQDRYGPNRVGPFGVLQAVADMGKILTKEDWVPPFADRPVFILAPAIIAVSMLLAFAVVPVTPALGIIDLNIGLLYFLGMSSVAVYSVLLGGWASNSKYALLGGLRSAAQLVSYEVFMGLAVMGVVIQAGTFDLRGIVLAQEGLWFAIPQILGLVVFLVAGLAESHRLPMDLPEAENELVAGYHTEYAGMKFGMFFVGEYLGVFLIAAMITTLFLGGWHGPLLPAIVWFVLKTALIVVLFILIRASLPRPRYDQLMAYGWKVMLPIALLNLVITGGWVLALQPSASF, encoded by the coding sequence ATGATCGAGGTGCTGGCGGTGGCCATCGCCGTGGCGGCCACCGCCGCGGGACTGCTGGTGGTGGCCGCCCTGCTGATCTGGGTGGAGCGGCGGCTGCTGGGGCTGTGGCAGGACCGCTACGGCCCCAACCGGGTGGGCCCCTTCGGCGTTCTCCAAGCAGTGGCGGACATGGGCAAGATCCTCACCAAGGAGGACTGGGTGCCGCCCTTCGCCGACCGCCCGGTGTTCATCCTGGCGCCGGCCATCATTGCCGTCTCCATGCTCCTCGCCTTCGCCGTGGTGCCCGTGACCCCGGCCCTGGGGATCATCGACCTGAACATCGGCCTGCTCTACTTCCTGGGCATGAGCTCGGTGGCCGTGTACAGCGTCCTGCTCGGCGGCTGGGCCTCGAACAGCAAGTACGCCCTGCTGGGCGGCCTGCGCTCCGCCGCCCAGCTGGTGAGCTACGAGGTGTTCATGGGCCTGGCGGTGATGGGCGTGGTCATCCAGGCGGGCACCTTCGACCTGCGCGGCATCGTCCTGGCCCAGGAGGGGCTGTGGTTCGCCATCCCGCAGATCCTCGGCCTGGTCGTATTCCTGGTAGCCGGGCTGGCCGAGTCCCACCGCCTGCCCATGGACCTGCCGGAGGCGGAGAACGAGCTGGTGGCCGGCTACCACACCGAATACGCCGGCATGAAGTTCGGCATGTTCTTCGTCGGCGAGTACCTGGGCGTGTTCCTCATCGCCGCCATGATCACCACCCTGTTCCTGGGCGGCTGGCACGGCCCGCTGCTGCCGGCCATCGTCTGGTTCGTGCTGAAGACGGCGCTGATCGTGGTGCTGTTCATCCTGATCCGCGCCTCGCTGCCGCGGCCGCGCTACGACCAGCTCATGGCCTACGGCTGGAAGGTGATGCTGCCCATAGCGCTTTTGAACCTGGTGATTACGGGGGGATGGGTGCTGGCCTTGCAGCCGTCGGCTTCATTCTGA